In Schistocerca piceifrons isolate TAMUIC-IGC-003096 chromosome 9, iqSchPice1.1, whole genome shotgun sequence, the following proteins share a genomic window:
- the LOC124716777 gene encoding proline-rich receptor-like protein kinase PERK2, which yields MEAGAKGKDERIGRLVGVVAALGGGAHSPPARPCLISGPSGTVKRHRNQIRLFRPRFSAAGRFLTELEASRLLPPPPLAPPPWTRLLSSPLPVPSPAPDGRLLPPPPCSSAVPEPMDAGAAVTPPPPSPLEVVAPPPHPSIPSSGAQPGQVFHGAFSSPLREQFGVAGGQRALAVPLCAPSAAPPLGRSTRHPEPYLTTRLGSVARRSPDACSILDAFIKPNLKKLLLSFLLQSLALRRDCGPLAGALIYLLLCLRDRFVDLPLVTLLPRSCGS from the exons ATGGAGGCGGGTGCCAAGGGAAAGGATGAGAGGATTGGCAGATTGGTGGGAGTGGTG gcagcgctaGGAGGAGGGGCGCATTCTCCGCCAGCTCGGCCGTGCCTTatttctggtccctccggcactgtcaagcgacaccgGAACCAGATTCGATTGTTCCGTCCTCGGTTTTCTGCTGCTGGTCGTTTTCTGACAGAATTGGAGGCTTCGCGGCTTCTGCCGCCTCCGCCGCTCGCGCCTCCGCCGTGGACGCGCCTGCTGTCGTCGCCGCTGCCGGTCCCGTCACCTGCACCGGACGGGCGCCTCTTGCCGCCGCCGCCGTGTTCCTCCGCAGTGCCAGAACCGATGGACGCAGGGGCTGCcgtcacgccgccgccgccgtcgcccttggaggtcgttgctccgcctcctcatccgagcatacccagtAGCGGTGCGCAgcctgggcaggttttccacgggGCGTTTTCCTCGCCCCTTCGCGAGCAATTCGGGGTCGCCGGTGGACAGCGCGCCCTGGCAGTTCCGCTGTGTGCCCCCTCAGCTGCGCCACCGCTGGGTCGCTCCACCCGCCATCCCGAGCCATACTTAACGACG CGTCTGGGGTCAGTAGCAAGAAGGTCGCCTGACGCTTGCAGCATTCTTGACGCTTTTATCAAGCCGAATCTCAAGAAGCTGCTGCTCTCTTTCTTGCTGCAAAGTCTCGCCTTGCGGCGGGATTGCGGTCCGCTGGCGGGCGCTCTGATCTATCTCCTGCTGTGCCTCCGAGATCGGTTTGTTGATCTGCCTCTCGTGACGCTCCTTCCTCGCTCGTGCGGCAGCTAG